In Geotalea uraniireducens, one genomic interval encodes:
- a CDS encoding universal stress protein has product MKTFSTIVFPTDFSENSEYAFDYALTLAKQFSARLVVIHVINEPVDLRGFYVPHVSFEKLEEEIVSAAEKMMDKFCRTKIKDYTNYTSTIVSGIPYDEILKKATEENASLIVMGTHGRKGIDHFLFGSTAERVVRSATCPVMSVRPPEA; this is encoded by the coding sequence ATGAAGACGTTCAGTACGATTGTGTTTCCGACCGACTTTTCTGAAAATTCGGAGTATGCGTTTGATTATGCCCTGACCCTTGCCAAACAGTTTAGTGCCCGACTGGTGGTGATTCATGTCATTAACGAGCCGGTCGACTTGCGCGGCTTCTACGTGCCGCATGTCTCGTTCGAGAAGCTCGAAGAGGAGATCGTTTCGGCCGCGGAAAAAATGATGGATAAGTTTTGCCGGACCAAGATCAAGGACTATACGAATTATACCAGTACGATCGTCTCGGGGATTCCCTATGATGAGATCCTCAAGAAGGCGACGGAGGAGAACGCGTCCCTGATCGTCATGGGTACCCACGGCAGAAAAGGGATCGATCATTTCCTGTTCGGCAGCACGGCCGAGCGGGTGGTGCGGAGTGCCACCTGTCCGGTGATGTCCGTGCGGCCGCCTGAGGCCTGA
- a CDS encoding aldehyde dehydrogenase family protein: MAKRYKVLIGGAWTGDNCPGIDVINPFDDSVIGVVPEASLTDVEEAIVAAQAGFAAMAALPAHRRAEILTRTSELILRDREEIAEIIAREAGKSWKFALGEADRSAETFAFAAIEARSTHGELVPMDASPVSAGRFGFYLRTPIGIIGAITPFNFPLNLVAHKVAPAIAAGNSVILKPATKTPLSSIKLAELMEEAGLPAGALNVVIGSGRVVGNRLVEDDRLAMITFTGSPPVGVEIKSRSGLKRVTLELGSNSPTIIDADADIDAAVARCVVGSFANSGQVCISVQRIFVHQSRYDEFLQKFVAATGKLKVGDPMDKQSDIGPMISREELDRIVGWLDEAKSLGAKVETGGTVIGNCLTPTVLSGVTPSMKVVCSEVFAPIVTVMSCETFEQALEMADDSVYGLQAGVYTNDINKAFQAIRRLDVGGVIINDIPTFRVDHMPYGGNKQSGLGREGVRYAMEEMTNIKMVCFNL, translated from the coding sequence ATGGCGAAGCGATACAAAGTTCTCATTGGCGGTGCATGGACTGGAGACAACTGTCCGGGGATCGATGTCATCAACCCCTTTGACGACTCGGTGATCGGAGTGGTCCCCGAGGCATCCCTCACCGATGTCGAAGAGGCGATTGTCGCCGCGCAGGCGGGGTTCGCGGCGATGGCCGCATTGCCGGCCCATCGCCGGGCTGAAATTCTTACCCGAACTTCGGAACTAATTTTACGGGATCGGGAGGAGATTGCCGAGATCATTGCCCGGGAGGCTGGTAAGTCGTGGAAATTCGCCTTGGGTGAGGCCGACCGCAGTGCGGAGACCTTTGCCTTTGCTGCCATCGAGGCGCGGAGCACCCACGGTGAACTGGTGCCGATGGATGCCTCGCCGGTCTCCGCCGGCCGCTTCGGCTTCTATCTCCGGACCCCTATCGGCATCATTGGTGCAATCACGCCGTTCAATTTCCCGTTGAACCTGGTTGCCCACAAGGTAGCGCCGGCAATTGCCGCCGGCAATTCGGTAATCCTTAAGCCGGCCACCAAAACGCCGCTTTCGTCAATCAAGCTGGCAGAGCTGATGGAGGAGGCCGGCCTGCCTGCCGGCGCCCTCAATGTCGTGATCGGCAGCGGTCGGGTGGTGGGTAACCGCCTGGTCGAAGATGACCGGCTGGCGATGATCACCTTTACCGGCAGCCCGCCGGTCGGTGTCGAGATCAAGTCTCGCAGCGGGTTGAAGCGGGTAACGCTGGAGCTGGGCTCCAATTCGCCCACCATTATTGATGCCGATGCGGACATCGATGCCGCCGTTGCCCGGTGCGTCGTGGGCAGCTTTGCCAATTCGGGACAGGTCTGCATCTCGGTACAGCGGATTTTTGTCCACCAGAGCCGTTACGACGAGTTTCTGCAGAAATTTGTCGCGGCAACCGGCAAGCTGAAAGTCGGTGATCCGATGGACAAGCAATCCGATATCGGACCGATGATTTCCAGGGAGGAACTCGACAGGATCGTCGGCTGGCTGGATGAAGCCAAGTCTCTCGGGGCCAAGGTCGAGACCGGTGGCACGGTTATCGGCAACTGTCTGACACCGACGGTGCTCAGCGGTGTAACTCCGTCGATGAAGGTTGTCTGTTCCGAAGTGTTCGCCCCGATCGTTACCGTGATGTCCTGCGAGACGTTCGAGCAGGCCCTTGAAATGGCGGACGACTCGGTGTACGGCCTCCAGGCTGGGGTCTACACCAACGACATCAACAAGGCATTCCAGGCGATCAGGCGCCTTGATGTGGGTGGGGTGATCATCAACGACATCCCGACCTTCCGTGTCGACCACATGCCGTATGGCGGCAATAAGCAGAGTGGTCTCGGCCGGGAAGGGGTGCGTTATGCGATGGAAGAAATGACGAATATCAAAATGGTCTGCTTCAATCTCTAA
- the mtnP gene encoding S-methyl-5'-thioadenosine phosphorylase: MSELVIGVFGGSGLYEMEGMSDIRRVTMDTPFGAPSDEYITGILDGVKMVFLPRHGRGHRLLPSEVNYRANIYGMKKLGVSRIISVSAVGSMKEEIAPGHIVIPDQFIDRTNATRCNTFFGNGIVAHVQFADPVCADLSGCLYEAALASGAVVHRGGTYICMEGPAFSTRAESNMYRSFGVSVIGMTNIPEAKLAREAEICYGVIALATDYDCWHEAHDDVSVDAILTIIKNNVTMAKSIIRNAVGRIVAERDCPCASALQYAVITDRNAIPAEVKDRLDLIVGTYL; encoded by the coding sequence ATGAGTGAGCTGGTAATTGGCGTCTTCGGCGGCAGTGGCCTTTACGAGATGGAGGGGATGAGCGATATCCGGCGCGTCACCATGGATACGCCGTTCGGTGCCCCTTCCGACGAATATATCACCGGGATTCTCGACGGGGTGAAAATGGTGTTTCTCCCCCGGCATGGCCGTGGCCATCGCCTCTTGCCGTCGGAGGTCAACTATCGGGCCAACATCTATGGGATGAAGAAGCTCGGGGTGAGCCGGATCATTTCGGTGTCGGCCGTCGGTAGCATGAAAGAGGAAATCGCCCCTGGCCACATTGTCATTCCCGATCAATTCATTGATCGCACCAACGCCACGCGGTGCAACACGTTCTTCGGTAACGGGATCGTGGCCCACGTCCAGTTTGCCGACCCTGTCTGCGCCGACCTGTCCGGCTGTCTGTACGAGGCTGCCCTGGCGTCGGGTGCCGTCGTGCACCGGGGCGGCACGTACATCTGCATGGAAGGTCCCGCCTTCTCGACCAGGGCCGAATCGAACATGTACCGTTCTTTCGGGGTGTCGGTCATCGGCATGACCAATATCCCCGAAGCCAAGCTGGCGCGCGAAGCGGAAATCTGCTACGGTGTGATCGCCCTGGCCACCGACTACGACTGCTGGCACGAGGCTCACGACGATGTCTCGGTGGATGCGATCCTGACGATCATCAAGAACAATGTGACTATGGCCAAGAGCATTATCCGCAATGCCGTCGGTCGGATTGTCGCCGAGCGGGACTGTCCCTGCGCCTCTGCCCTCCAGTACGCCGTTATCACCGACCGGAATGCGATTCCGGCCGAAGTGAAGGACCGGCTCGACCTGATCGTCGGCACGTATCTGTAA
- a CDS encoding helix-turn-helix domain-containing protein — protein sequence MVESATVESGKETVGGLLSAARQAREVTLDEVARATRIGKIYLISLEADAFDKLPSPAYVKGFLRVYAAYLGLDPDRLVAMYETSLKPAVAVADEPRPADPREPRTIGTPRNRWTIPLVLLVLVFFSAYLFRDRDEERVRKAPAVAPAVRPVPLPTPVQPRVSSAVAPAVSAPAQATEPAAQPADAATPAPAASGVVLRLKVNQDCWLNITIDGAVSQQYDLKAGDLIEWKGERFFSLDLGNAGGVEAELNGKALPSFGAAGQTAHVLLNAEGVEEQ from the coding sequence GTGGTTGAGTCAGCTACCGTCGAGTCGGGAAAAGAGACTGTCGGCGGGCTGTTGTCCGCCGCCCGCCAAGCCCGGGAAGTGACCCTGGATGAAGTCGCCCGTGCTACCCGAATCGGGAAAATCTACCTGATTTCCCTTGAGGCCGATGCATTCGACAAGCTTCCCAGCCCCGCCTATGTGAAAGGGTTCCTCCGTGTCTATGCCGCCTATCTCGGTCTGGATCCCGATCGCCTGGTGGCGATGTACGAAACTTCTCTCAAGCCGGCCGTTGCCGTGGCCGATGAACCGCGGCCGGCGGATCCCCGCGAGCCCCGCACGATCGGGACGCCCCGCAACCGGTGGACAATCCCGTTGGTATTGCTGGTGCTTGTTTTCTTTTCCGCCTACCTCTTCCGTGATCGGGACGAAGAGCGGGTGCGGAAAGCCCCTGCCGTGGCCCCGGCGGTACGTCCTGTGCCGCTACCGACCCCTGTCCAGCCTCGGGTCAGTTCTGCCGTAGCCCCTGCCGTGTCGGCGCCGGCCCAGGCGACAGAACCGGCAGCGCAGCCGGCGGATGCTGCCACTCCCGCCCCTGCCGCATCGGGAGTTGTGCTCAGGCTCAAGGTCAATCAGGATTGCTGGTTGAACATTACCATCGATGGTGCGGTTTCCCAACAGTACGATCTCAAGGCAGGAGATTTGATCGAGTGGAAAGGCGAACGGTTTTTCTCTCTTGACCTCGGCAATGCCGGTGGGGTCGAAGCGGAACTCAACGGGAAAGCGCTGCCCTCTTTCGGCGCAGCCGGCCAGACGGCTCATGTCCTGCTCAATGCCGAGGGGGTCGAGGAGCAGTAA
- a CDS encoding GAF domain-containing protein produces MKSERIDAYRVKLVCSCGFSDFRTVTEKVKTVNPFHQKASFTPLLESERGKMVLTMQKADREHLEIISLEEISMLVSADFELPDVLQSVTRKVAEQLKVSVCSVYLRDGDEVVLAATSGFDPSFIGKIRIRLGEGITGIVAKDGQYISLSHASQDPRYKYFPELHEEKYNSMLSFPIGDKKEVYGVINLNSTSIRSFQEDEIYFVSIIANLILTAIKLRERVASEKKLS; encoded by the coding sequence ATGAAAAGCGAACGGATTGACGCCTATCGGGTCAAACTGGTCTGTAGTTGTGGTTTTTCCGATTTCCGGACTGTTACCGAGAAAGTGAAAACCGTCAATCCCTTCCACCAGAAAGCGAGTTTCACCCCCCTGCTGGAAAGCGAGCGGGGCAAGATGGTGCTGACGATGCAAAAGGCCGACCGCGAGCATCTGGAGATCATCTCGCTCGAGGAGATCAGCATGCTGGTTTCCGCCGATTTCGAGCTGCCGGACGTATTGCAGAGTGTCACGCGGAAAGTGGCCGAACAGCTCAAGGTGAGCGTTTGCAGCGTCTATCTCCGTGACGGCGATGAAGTAGTCCTTGCCGCGACCTCCGGTTTCGATCCCTCGTTCATCGGCAAGATTCGGATCAGGCTCGGCGAGGGGATTACCGGCATCGTGGCCAAGGACGGACAGTACATTTCCCTCAGTCATGCGTCGCAGGATCCCCGTTACAAGTATTTCCCCGAGTTGCATGAGGAAAAGTACAATTCGATGCTGTCGTTCCCGATCGGGGACAAAAAAGAAGTCTACGGGGTCATCAATCTTAACAGCACCTCGATTCGCTCGTTTCAGGAGGACGAGATCTATTTCGTCTCCATTATCGCCAACCTGATTCTGACAGCGATCAAACTCCGGGAGCGCGTGGCTTCAGAGAAGAAATTGTCCTGA
- a CDS encoding response regulator: MWGNSLIEQLKKRILVVDDEENARIGLSKLLEREGFEVESVSNGYEALNYLMQRDVNVIVTDINMPEMNGITFLKELNKNFPQSNVIMITAYGGVDSYIEAMNLGAFEYINKPVKIDELKSILKKIFNGNYH, translated from the coding sequence ATGTGGGGAAATTCATTGATCGAACAGTTAAAAAAACGTATCCTTGTCGTGGACGATGAGGAAAATGCCCGGATCGGTCTTTCGAAGCTCTTGGAGCGCGAGGGATTCGAGGTTGAAAGTGTTTCTAACGGATACGAGGCACTCAATTATCTGATGCAGCGGGATGTCAATGTCATAGTTACTGACATCAATATGCCTGAGATGAACGGCATTACTTTTCTGAAAGAGTTGAACAAGAATTTTCCGCAGAGCAATGTCATCATGATAACCGCCTATGGTGGCGTTGATTCTTACATTGAAGCAATGAATCTCGGTGCCTTCGAATACATTAACAAACCGGTGAAGATCGACGAACTCAAGTCGATCTTGAAGAAGATCTTCAATGGCAACTATCATTAA
- a CDS encoding tetratricopeptide repeat protein, whose product MRRLSALFGIALFLFTAACAFDDSAKKQASYHFQMGVSYLGENDPTRALIELTEAEKLTPDDPTLLNSLGLAYYYKKRYDLAEKAYLRAIELNPAYSEARNNLGVNYMDMQRWDDAITQFKVVSADLFFLHHEDARINLGLAYLGKGDYPQSFDILRQAVEASPQNVIARVALGRVYFATGKTDQAIDEYQKAVAIAKNYQNAHYYLALAYLKKKDYIAAANSFKEAIKLAPDSEKGRLSREYLESMK is encoded by the coding sequence GTGAGACGTCTGTCGGCGCTGTTCGGCATTGCACTTTTCCTGTTCACAGCTGCCTGTGCCTTTGACGATTCCGCCAAGAAGCAGGCGTCATATCATTTCCAGATGGGAGTCTCCTATCTGGGGGAAAATGATCCCACCCGGGCGCTCATCGAGCTGACCGAAGCGGAAAAGCTGACGCCCGACGATCCGACCCTGTTGAACTCCCTGGGCCTCGCCTACTATTACAAAAAACGGTACGATCTTGCCGAAAAGGCATATCTGCGGGCGATTGAGCTGAATCCGGCCTATTCCGAGGCCCGGAACAACCTTGGCGTCAATTACATGGATATGCAGCGCTGGGACGATGCCATCACCCAGTTCAAGGTCGTCTCGGCGGATCTCTTTTTTCTCCACCACGAAGATGCCCGGATCAATCTCGGCCTGGCGTATCTCGGCAAAGGCGATTACCCCCAGTCTTTCGACATCCTGCGGCAAGCGGTCGAGGCCAGCCCGCAGAACGTCATTGCCCGGGTGGCGCTCGGCCGGGTCTACTTTGCCACGGGAAAGACCGACCAGGCCATCGATGAGTATCAGAAGGCCGTGGCCATCGCCAAGAACTATCAGAACGCCCATTACTACCTGGCACTGGCATATCTCAAAAAGAAAGATTACATTGCCGCCGCCAATTCTTTCAAAGAGGCAATCAAGCTTGCCCCTGATTCTGAAAAGGGGCGTCTGTCCCGTGAATACCTGGAATCGATGAAATGA
- a CDS encoding hybrid sensor histidine kinase/response regulator codes for MRMESPVTESTASKGTILIVDDERVILDLTSIVLRNRGYTIYTAGDAISGMRELEEYQPQLVLLDYMMPVVDGLTALKEIRQRFPDTYVIVFTGKGNEEIAVELMKAGASDYILKPFNNQDLIERIENVLRIRAVELKNRELLEERERLLSEIEEWNRQLEARVLEKTEALQRAQQEIVQSEKLASLGYLSAGMAHEIRNPLNSITLFAQLLKSGLDDPERLEYIDKILKEVDRIDDIMRKLLDASKRPRFQLSEVRIDKVIEATLEVFKPQTTLYHIAVRREFTRIPPPFQADSAEIEQIFTNLFLNAIHEMKEGGTLTVELDHDDRDILIRVADTGKGIPKEIVPKIFDPFFSTKSSGSGLGLAVVLRIVKTYNGRIGVEEGDRPGTTFVIRLPLVGS; via the coding sequence ATGCGTATGGAGTCACCAGTAACTGAATCGACAGCAAGCAAGGGGACGATCCTGATTGTGGATGACGAGCGGGTCATCCTCGACCTGACGTCGATCGTCCTCAGAAACCGCGGCTATACGATTTATACGGCGGGGGACGCTATCAGCGGCATGAGGGAGTTGGAAGAGTACCAACCCCAGTTGGTGCTGCTCGACTACATGATGCCGGTAGTTGACGGTTTGACGGCGCTCAAGGAAATCAGACAGCGCTTTCCCGATACCTACGTAATCGTCTTCACCGGCAAGGGGAACGAGGAGATTGCCGTCGAGTTGATGAAGGCGGGGGCCTCCGATTACATTCTCAAACCGTTCAATAATCAGGACCTGATCGAGCGGATCGAGAATGTGCTCCGGATCAGGGCGGTGGAGCTGAAGAACCGGGAACTTCTCGAAGAACGGGAACGCCTGTTGTCGGAGATCGAGGAGTGGAACCGGCAGTTGGAGGCACGAGTCCTCGAAAAGACCGAGGCGCTCCAGCGGGCCCAGCAGGAGATCGTCCAGTCGGAAAAACTTGCCTCTCTCGGCTATCTTTCCGCCGGGATGGCTCACGAAATCCGTAACCCTCTCAACTCTATCACCCTCTTTGCCCAACTCCTCAAGAGCGGGCTCGACGATCCGGAACGACTCGAATACATCGACAAGATTCTCAAGGAGGTCGATCGGATCGACGATATCATGCGCAAGCTCCTCGACGCCTCGAAGCGGCCGCGGTTCCAGTTGAGCGAAGTCCGCATCGACAAGGTCATTGAGGCGACCCTTGAAGTGTTCAAACCCCAGACCACCCTTTATCACATTGCGGTCCGGCGCGAGTTCACGCGGATTCCGCCGCCTTTCCAGGCCGATTCCGCCGAGATCGAACAGATTTTCACCAATCTGTTCCTCAATGCGATCCATGAAATGAAAGAAGGCGGCACTCTGACGGTCGAACTGGACCACGATGACCGTGATATCCTGATCCGGGTAGCCGATACCGGCAAAGGGATTCCCAAAGAAATCGTGCCGAAAATCTTCGACCCGTTCTTTTCCACCAAGAGCAGCGGCAGCGGCCTCGGCCTGGCGGTGGTGCTGCGGATCGTCAAAACGTACAACGGCCGGATTGGTGTCGAGGAGGGTGACCGGCCCGGCACGACCTTTGTCATCAGGCTGCCGCTGGTCGGTTCGTGA
- the rlmN gene encoding 23S rRNA (adenine(2503)-C(2))-methyltransferase RlmN, with the protein MTMKVDVKGLSFEELEELLRGKGKERYRARQLFKWLYQKDAATFAEMTDLAKDLRRELEETAFISQLTPLAVEMSRDGTRKYLFQLDDGNAVESVLIPEEDRNTLCISSQVGCAMACAFCLTGTFNLTRNLTAAEIVNQVCAVKREVPVRNIVFMGMGEPLGNLDNVIRALKILTHDDGLQFSSRRVTVSTSGLVPEMERLGREVTVNLAVSLNATTDAVRNQLMPVNRLYPLADLLAACRRFPLPSRRKITIEYVLIRGLNDTLEDAKRLVKLLSGIPNKINLIPFNEHEGCDYRAPEQASIDQFHSYLLAKHFTVITRSSRGGDISAACGQLKGKLDRQRAAGESPAE; encoded by the coding sequence ATGACTATGAAAGTTGATGTAAAAGGGCTGAGCTTCGAAGAACTCGAGGAGTTGCTGCGCGGGAAGGGGAAAGAGCGATACCGGGCGCGGCAGCTCTTTAAGTGGCTCTACCAGAAGGATGCGGCAACGTTTGCCGAAATGACCGATCTGGCCAAGGACTTACGCCGCGAGCTCGAGGAGACGGCTTTTATCAGCCAGCTTACCCCCCTGGCCGTTGAGATGTCCCGGGACGGCACCCGGAAATACCTGTTCCAGCTTGACGACGGCAATGCGGTGGAGTCGGTGCTTATTCCCGAAGAAGACCGGAATACCCTCTGCATTTCGAGCCAGGTCGGCTGTGCCATGGCCTGCGCGTTCTGTCTGACCGGGACTTTTAATCTAACCCGCAACCTGACTGCGGCCGAGATCGTCAACCAGGTCTGTGCGGTAAAGCGGGAAGTCCCGGTGCGGAATATCGTCTTCATGGGGATGGGCGAGCCGCTGGGGAATCTCGATAACGTCATTCGGGCGCTGAAAATCCTCACCCATGACGACGGCCTGCAGTTCTCGTCGCGACGGGTGACGGTCTCGACTTCGGGGCTGGTCCCGGAAATGGAACGCCTCGGGCGGGAAGTTACCGTGAACCTGGCGGTGTCATTGAATGCGACGACCGACGCGGTACGCAACCAGCTGATGCCGGTCAACCGGCTCTATCCGCTTGCGGACCTGCTGGCGGCCTGTCGGCGCTTTCCCCTGCCGTCCCGGCGCAAGATCACCATCGAGTATGTGCTGATCAGAGGGCTTAACGATACGCTGGAGGATGCCAAGCGGCTGGTTAAGCTCTTGAGTGGCATTCCTAACAAGATCAACCTGATTCCGTTCAATGAGCACGAGGGGTGTGATTACCGGGCACCGGAGCAGGCAAGCATCGACCAGTTTCACAGTTATCTGCTGGCGAAGCATTTTACGGTCATTACCCGTTCGAGCCGCGGCGGTGATATCTCCGCGGCCTGCGGGCAGCTCAAAGGGAAGCTGGACCGGCAGCGGGCCGCCGGAGAGTCCCCGGCAGAGTGA
- a CDS encoding response regulator — MAELCLIPEVPMSAREKVLIIDDDPFFLKVLSDAFTESGFAVATAVNGKDGVDAYLSHEPGVVISDLIMPQMGGVSTCLEISRLAGAREPIIILLTSMFNEAPHEHSVPEMGARVHISKSTKPVDIVIIVEQLLDRKKYDAHRSEEY, encoded by the coding sequence ATGGCCGAACTTTGCCTGATTCCAGAGGTTCCGATGTCCGCCCGGGAAAAAGTTCTGATCATTGACGATGATCCCTTCTTCCTGAAGGTCCTTTCCGACGCTTTTACGGAGAGCGGGTTTGCGGTTGCTACGGCGGTCAACGGGAAAGACGGCGTCGATGCCTACCTCAGCCATGAGCCGGGGGTGGTGATTTCGGACCTGATCATGCCCCAAATGGGTGGCGTCAGTACTTGTCTGGAGATCAGCCGCCTTGCCGGCGCCCGGGAACCGATCATCATCCTGCTGACCTCGATGTTCAATGAAGCTCCCCACGAGCACTCGGTTCCGGAAATGGGAGCCCGGGTCCATATCTCCAAATCCACCAAGCCGGTGGATATCGTTATTATCGTCGAGCAGCTCCTGGACCGGAAAAAGTACGACGCCCACAGGTCTGAAGAATACTGA
- the ndk gene encoding nucleoside-diphosphate kinase — MERTFAIIKPDAVERNIIGKILEKVEGAGFRVVGMKKIQLSKAEAEGFYYVHSERPFFNDLCTFMSRSPVVVLALERENAIAKWREVMGATNPANADADTIRKEFGLSIEENTVHGSDSPESAAFEIPYFFSQLELL, encoded by the coding sequence ATGGAAAGAACGTTTGCGATTATCAAGCCCGATGCAGTGGAAAGAAATATAATCGGCAAAATCCTGGAAAAGGTCGAAGGCGCGGGGTTCCGGGTCGTCGGTATGAAGAAAATCCAGCTCTCCAAAGCTGAGGCTGAAGGGTTCTACTACGTGCACAGCGAGCGGCCGTTTTTCAATGACCTGTGCACCTTCATGTCACGGAGCCCGGTGGTGGTACTCGCCCTGGAGCGCGAGAACGCCATTGCCAAATGGCGCGAGGTGATGGGAGCGACCAATCCGGCCAATGCCGATGCCGACACGATCCGCAAGGAATTTGGTCTGAGCATCGAAGAGAATACCGTTCACGGCTCCGATTCGCCGGAATCGGCGGCCTTCGAGATTCCGTACTTCTTCAGCCAGCTCGAACTTCTCTAG
- a CDS encoding PfkB family carbohydrate kinase, with translation MSILVVGSVAFDSVETPFGQVDNVLGGSATYFSTSASFFTDVNLVAVVGADFPEEDVRFLAGRNIDLRGLARVPGKTFHWKGKYGYDLNEAQTLETHLNVFESFKPQIPVEYRETEFLFLANIDPELQMDVLKQVGRPRVIACDTMNFWISSKPEALKQVIALVDILIINEGEARQLTKEVNLVKAARQLLALGVKTLVIKRGEYGVLMFSGETVFAVPAYPLEDVFDPTGAGDTFAGGFMGYLANTGDMSEAGIRQAIIFGSVMASFNVEDFSLERMKRLTYPEIEERYRSFKALTQFEELPALKGRPTGE, from the coding sequence ATGAGTATTCTCGTTGTCGGTTCAGTAGCGTTCGATTCGGTGGAAACCCCCTTTGGTCAGGTGGACAATGTCCTGGGAGGCTCCGCAACCTACTTTTCCACCTCGGCAAGCTTTTTCACCGATGTCAACTTGGTGGCGGTTGTCGGTGCCGATTTTCCCGAGGAGGATGTCCGGTTTCTGGCGGGGCGCAACATCGATCTGCGCGGCCTGGCACGGGTGCCGGGCAAGACCTTTCACTGGAAAGGGAAATACGGCTATGATCTGAACGAGGCCCAGACCCTGGAGACCCACCTGAACGTCTTTGAATCGTTCAAGCCGCAAATTCCGGTCGAATATCGCGAGACGGAGTTCCTCTTCCTCGCTAATATCGACCCCGAACTGCAGATGGATGTCCTGAAGCAGGTGGGACGGCCGCGGGTAATTGCCTGCGATACCATGAATTTCTGGATTTCTTCCAAGCCCGAAGCGCTGAAACAGGTGATTGCCCTGGTCGATATCCTGATCATCAACGAAGGGGAGGCCCGCCAACTGACCAAGGAAGTCAATCTGGTCAAGGCGGCCCGCCAGCTGCTGGCCCTGGGGGTCAAGACGCTGGTGATCAAGCGGGGCGAATACGGGGTGCTGATGTTCAGCGGCGAAACCGTCTTTGCCGTTCCCGCCTACCCGCTGGAGGACGTTTTCGATCCCACCGGGGCGGGGGATACCTTTGCCGGCGGTTTCATGGGCTATCTGGCCAATACCGGCGACATGTCGGAAGCGGGGATCAGGCAGGCGATCATTTTCGGCAGTGTGATGGCTTCGTTCAATGTGGAGGATTTCAGCCTCGAGCGGATGAAACGCCTTACCTACCCTGAGATCGAAGAGCGGTACCGTAGCTTCAAGGCCCTTACTCAATTCGAGGAGCTGCCGGCGCTGAAAGGCCGGCCAACGGGCGAGTAG